A single Vigna radiata var. radiata cultivar VC1973A chromosome 8, Vradiata_ver6, whole genome shotgun sequence DNA region contains:
- the LOC106772595 gene encoding probable WRKY transcription factor 21 isoform X2, producing MEEVEQANRAAVESCHKVLSLLSQPRDQVQHRNLVVETGDAVVKFKKVVSLLQSGLGHARVRKVKNPQVPFTHQSIFLDNPNCKTNNHHSKNLQLFQPSFPDNSIVELGSTIKHSLSLGQPSLELSSSGKSALHLTQQASSTHYHFFQQQQQQRVLLQQQQQQQQQQHLKHQAEMMFRRSNSGINLNFDSTSCTPTLSSNRSFISSLSIDGSVANLDGSAFHLIGAPHSSDQNSQQHKRKCSARGDEGSLKCGSSSRCHCSKKRKHRMKRSIKVPAISNKLADIPPDDYSWRKYGQKPIKGSPHPRGYYKCSSMRGCPARKHVERCLEEPTMLIVTYEGEHNHPKLPTQSTNA from the exons ATGGAAGAGGTTGAGCAAGCTAATAGAGCAGCTGTTGAAAGCTGTCATAAGGTTCTGAGTTTGTTGTCTCAACCAAGGGATCAGGTTCAGCATAGGAATTTAGTGGTGGAAACTGGAGATGCTGTAGTAAAGTTCAAGAAGGTTGTGTCCTTGCTTCAGAGTGGTTTGGGTCATGCAAGAGTGAGGAAGGTTAAAAACCCTCAAGTTCCCTTTACCCACCAAAGTATCTTCTTAGACAACCCAAATTGCAAAACCAACAACCATCACTCAAAAAATCTGCAGCTTTTCCAACCCAGCTTTCCTGACAATTCAATTGTGGAACTGGGTTCAACCATTAAACATTCACTCTCTCTAGGACAGCCCTCTTTGGAATTGAGCTCCAGTGGGAAAAGTGCTCTTCACCTCACTCAGCAGGCTTCATCAACTCACTATCACTTCTTTCAGCAACAGCAACAGCAAAGGGTGTTGCTCCAgcagcaacagcaacaacaacagcagcaacatTTGAAGCATCAAGCAGAAATGATGTTCCGAAGGAGCAATAGTGGCATAAACCTGAATTTTGACAGCACTAGCTGCACACCAACATTGTCATCTAATAGGTCTTTTATTTCTTCCTTGAGCATAGACGGAAGTGTGGCTAACTTGGATGGAAGTGCCTTCCATTTAATAGGAGCTCCACACTCTTCTGATCAGAATTCGCAACAGCACAAGAGAAAATGTTCTGCAAGAGGCGATGAAGGAAGCTTGAAATGTGGGAGTAGTTCTAGATGTCATTGCTCTAAGAAGAG GAAACATAGAATGAAAAGGTCAATCAAGGTGCCTGCTATCAGCAACAAACTTGCAGATATTCCCCCTGATGATTATTCATGGAGAAAGTATGGCCAAAAGCCCATCAAGGGCTCCCCTCACCCTAG GGGATACTATAAATGCAGCAGCATGAGAGGGTGTCCTGCTAGAAAGCATGTTGAGAGATGCTTGGAAGAGCCGACCATGCTAATTGTCACCTATGAAGGCGAACATAACCACCCTAAGTTACCAACGCAATCTACGAATGCATGA
- the LOC106772595 gene encoding probable WRKY transcription factor 21 isoform X1 — protein sequence MLVDVWDVAFLVFWCSWVSSAPCLGSLVFILPLFVCLFLFFIEANMEEVEQANRAAVESCHKVLSLLSQPRDQVQHRNLVVETGDAVVKFKKVVSLLQSGLGHARVRKVKNPQVPFTHQSIFLDNPNCKTNNHHSKNLQLFQPSFPDNSIVELGSTIKHSLSLGQPSLELSSSGKSALHLTQQASSTHYHFFQQQQQQRVLLQQQQQQQQQQHLKHQAEMMFRRSNSGINLNFDSTSCTPTLSSNRSFISSLSIDGSVANLDGSAFHLIGAPHSSDQNSQQHKRKCSARGDEGSLKCGSSSRCHCSKKRKHRMKRSIKVPAISNKLADIPPDDYSWRKYGQKPIKGSPHPRGYYKCSSMRGCPARKHVERCLEEPTMLIVTYEGEHNHPKLPTQSTNA from the exons ATGTTGGTGGATGTGTGGGATGTTGCTTTTTTAGTATTCTGGTGTAGTTGGGTTAGTTCTGCCCCTTGTTTGGgttctttagtttttattttgccCCTTTTTgtctgtttatttttattttttatagaggCTAATATGGAAGAGGTTGAGCAAGCTAATAGAGCAGCTGTTGAAAGCTGTCATAAGGTTCTGAGTTTGTTGTCTCAACCAAGGGATCAGGTTCAGCATAGGAATTTAGTGGTGGAAACTGGAGATGCTGTAGTAAAGTTCAAGAAGGTTGTGTCCTTGCTTCAGAGTGGTTTGGGTCATGCAAGAGTGAGGAAGGTTAAAAACCCTCAAGTTCCCTTTACCCACCAAAGTATCTTCTTAGACAACCCAAATTGCAAAACCAACAACCATCACTCAAAAAATCTGCAGCTTTTCCAACCCAGCTTTCCTGACAATTCAATTGTGGAACTGGGTTCAACCATTAAACATTCACTCTCTCTAGGACAGCCCTCTTTGGAATTGAGCTCCAGTGGGAAAAGTGCTCTTCACCTCACTCAGCAGGCTTCATCAACTCACTATCACTTCTTTCAGCAACAGCAACAGCAAAGGGTGTTGCTCCAgcagcaacagcaacaacaacagcagcaacatTTGAAGCATCAAGCAGAAATGATGTTCCGAAGGAGCAATAGTGGCATAAACCTGAATTTTGACAGCACTAGCTGCACACCAACATTGTCATCTAATAGGTCTTTTATTTCTTCCTTGAGCATAGACGGAAGTGTGGCTAACTTGGATGGAAGTGCCTTCCATTTAATAGGAGCTCCACACTCTTCTGATCAGAATTCGCAACAGCACAAGAGAAAATGTTCTGCAAGAGGCGATGAAGGAAGCTTGAAATGTGGGAGTAGTTCTAGATGTCATTGCTCTAAGAAGAG GAAACATAGAATGAAAAGGTCAATCAAGGTGCCTGCTATCAGCAACAAACTTGCAGATATTCCCCCTGATGATTATTCATGGAGAAAGTATGGCCAAAAGCCCATCAAGGGCTCCCCTCACCCTAG GGGATACTATAAATGCAGCAGCATGAGAGGGTGTCCTGCTAGAAAGCATGTTGAGAGATGCTTGGAAGAGCCGACCATGCTAATTGTCACCTATGAAGGCGAACATAACCACCCTAAGTTACCAACGCAATCTACGAATGCATGA